A window from Mogibacterium neglectum encodes these proteins:
- a CDS encoding PadR family transcriptional regulator yields MAKKSLEPLTEPMFYILLCFHRSDMCGTEISSYVNDLTDGRVKLGPGTLYSLLSLFQAEELIRKLPPDGRRISYSITERGEQLYQDEICRLEACLSDARRCSYER; encoded by the coding sequence ATGGCAAAAAAATCATTGGAACCATTAACCGAGCCGATGTTCTACATACTGCTTTGTTTCCACCGCTCTGATATGTGCGGGACGGAGATATCGAGTTATGTAAATGATCTCACGGACGGAAGGGTCAAGCTCGGACCAGGGACTCTGTACTCACTCCTCTCACTTTTTCAGGCAGAGGAATTAATACGTAAGCTGCCCCCAGATGGCAGGAGAATTTCTTACAGCATTACAGAGCGCGGAGAACAGTTATATCAGGATGAAATCTGTAGATTAGAAGCATGCCTTAGTGATGCACGGAGGTGCAGTTATGAGCGATAG
- a CDS encoding DUF2812 domain-containing protein, with product MSDRIKQKICYFGLSDIYQEQNWLEDLARRGLLLTYTGYFIYDFAYGEPTERRYRILPEKRKKIEQEELDIYESCGWTCVRGTHASTVFYTDDQNAPEPFTDVVTEKKYYVKRLFSTLITSIVTAIYILWILRPNTYSFILNPVDFYYQLADQPSPLICLYLVICPLLVLFYLGIIFKYVRLIWQLKRETFKRTYGFKSRRYVNMILTNAIIVLMVGLFIYVIFVPDKRVMTSSFKEALAYKDAELVRFSEFDPSAWDEVHSNMIVRNGNNNIDNPDITYETSYDRNVMMTKMSSEDLSVSSKTDKGNPPVAGLNYHVQLYKAKSSKIAARFMSSNIENQLEGMNFDVSERRIRDMKFKYSGLDYAAYIRASKTDEFAYALDTQMLFLRKGNKYVVVTYSGPVDLKSKVGLFASKM from the coding sequence ATGAGCGATAGGATTAAACAGAAGATTTGTTATTTTGGTCTTTCCGACATATATCAGGAACAGAATTGGCTTGAGGATCTGGCTAGGAGAGGGCTCCTTCTCACATATACTGGCTACTTTATATACGACTTTGCATATGGCGAGCCAACTGAAAGAAGATACCGAATTCTGCCAGAGAAAAGAAAGAAGATTGAACAGGAAGAGCTGGATATATATGAGTCCTGCGGATGGACATGTGTGCGAGGAACGCATGCATCGACTGTGTTCTATACAGACGATCAGAATGCGCCCGAGCCTTTTACAGATGTAGTTACGGAGAAGAAGTATTATGTTAAGCGATTGTTCTCTACACTCATTACATCTATAGTTACTGCGATTTACATACTGTGGATTCTAAGACCCAACACGTATAGCTTTATCTTAAATCCAGTTGACTTTTATTATCAGTTAGCTGATCAGCCATCTCCACTCATATGCCTATATTTAGTGATATGTCCATTATTAGTGTTGTTCTATCTAGGGATTATCTTTAAATACGTTAGGTTAATATGGCAACTGAAAAGAGAAACTTTTAAAAGGACTTACGGCTTTAAGTCCAGACGTTATGTAAATATGATTTTAACTAATGCGATTATCGTGCTGATGGTGGGTCTCTTTATATATGTGATCTTCGTGCCAGATAAGAGAGTCATGACAAGCAGCTTCAAAGAAGCTTTGGCATATAAGGATGCTGAGCTTGTAAGGTTTTCCGAATTTGACCCATCCGCTTGGGATGAGGTCCATTCGAATATGATAGTAAGAAATGGTAATAACAATATCGATAATCCTGACATAACATACGAGACAAGTTACGACCGTAATGTCATGATGACAAAGATGTCCTCGGAAGACCTATCTGTCTCTTCTAAAACAGATAAGGGTAATCCACCAGTGGCAGGGCTTAACTATCATGTTCAGCTATACAAGGCTAAGTCGTCTAAAATTGCTGCACGCTTTATGTCATCTAATATAGAAAATCAGCTGGAAGGAATGAATTTCGACGTATCAGAGAGACGCATCCGAGATATGAAGTTTAAATATAGTGGTCTAGATTACGCGGCATATATCAGAGCTTCTAAAACGGATGAATTTGCATATGCATTAGATACACAGATGCTTTTCCTCAGAAAGGGAAATAAATATGTCGTTGTTACATATAGCGGTCCTGTCGATCTGAAGTCGAAGGTTGGGCTCTTTGCATCGAAGATGTAG
- a CDS encoding DUF2812 domain-containing protein — translation MDKKTKLKYDPFGIVDMFYKQNWLEYQARKGLLLANDNLLTCRFTVDEPRDRRYRILPYKHSKTTQEELDLYASCGWHLIYGSGSVMIFYTDDPDAPEPFTDVQSQHKYYRKSLITNFIWMLILFAELLFSISPSWQGFTISPSELLYSSADQPLSTLAMTFIGLPLALLFWFQYMFTYISILNRNRKKDFYGASGFRLKYYVNATFIITLIVLTLWNIIGITRTVNISSSGDFTQALKYKGNEIVRFSEFDPDTWKTVYKKIEYYHDGEGDMITFDVNQDKTLLMPRMVSEVLEVEKDTKNDEDTVRELYYSVNLYKARSSKVASEFMKYNIKDELTGFSDKVSIKSIDKYRFDYKGLDYAAYIVDEKMANDTTAKRDQLLFLRKGSTYVCVSYYGPIDLKSKVGLFAEKM, via the coding sequence ATGGATAAGAAAACGAAATTAAAATATGACCCTTTTGGCATAGTTGATATGTTTTATAAGCAGAACTGGCTTGAATATCAGGCAAGAAAAGGTCTGCTGCTCGCTAACGATAATCTACTTACTTGCAGATTCACCGTTGACGAGCCAAGAGATAGGCGGTATCGCATATTGCCATACAAGCATAGCAAGACGACGCAGGAGGAACTGGATTTATATGCTTCTTGTGGTTGGCATCTGATATACGGTTCTGGTTCAGTAATGATATTCTACACAGATGATCCGGATGCCCCAGAGCCATTTACGGATGTGCAGAGTCAGCATAAGTACTATAGAAAGAGCTTGATTACTAATTTTATTTGGATGCTAATTCTTTTTGCAGAATTACTTTTTAGCATCAGCCCAAGTTGGCAAGGATTCACTATATCACCTTCAGAACTTCTCTACAGCAGTGCTGATCAACCGCTTTCCACTTTGGCGATGACTTTTATTGGATTACCGTTGGCGCTTTTGTTCTGGTTTCAATATATGTTCACTTATATCAGCATACTGAATAGGAACAGAAAGAAGGATTTTTATGGGGCTTCGGGATTCAGATTGAAATATTATGTCAATGCGACGTTTATTATAACTTTAATCGTCCTAACCCTATGGAACATCATTGGCATCACTCGGACAGTGAATATCTCATCATCCGGCGACTTCACCCAGGCTCTTAAGTACAAGGGCAATGAGATTGTGCGCTTCTCGGAATTTGACCCTGATACGTGGAAGACTGTATATAAGAAAATCGAGTACTACCACGATGGCGAAGGCGATATGATAACCTTTGATGTCAATCAGGATAAAACTCTACTGATGCCTAGAATGGTGTCTGAGGTGCTTGAGGTAGAAAAAGATACTAAGAATGATGAAGATACTGTAAGGGAACTTTATTACAGCGTTAATCTTTACAAAGCAAGGTCTTCTAAAGTCGCATCTGAATTCATGAAATATAATATAAAAGACGAGCTCACTGGGTTTAGTGACAAAGTGTCTATCAAATCTATTGACAAGTACCGTTTCGATTACAAGGGCCTCGACTACGCTGCATATATCGTAGATGAGAAGATGGCAAATGATACTACTGCAAAACGTGACCAGCTACTCTTCCTAAGAAAAGGGAGTACCTACGTATGCGTTTCATATTACGGTCCTATCGACCTGAAGTCGAAGGTAGGACTGTTTGCAGAGAAGATGTAG
- a CDS encoding DUF3343 domain-containing protein, whose translation MFIATFHTHFGAQQFHKQQKSIDQTATLMPVPRALSAACGICVSFEVDNVAELVANHPEDIEGIYLSEGSKFKVLFEAPEE comes from the coding sequence ATGTTTATCGCAACTTTTCATACGCATTTTGGAGCACAGCAGTTTCACAAGCAACAGAAAAGCATAGATCAAACCGCAACACTGATGCCGGTGCCTAGAGCTCTTAGCGCAGCCTGCGGGATATGCGTTTCGTTCGAGGTGGATAATGTCGCAGAACTCGTAGCAAATCATCCTGAAGATATCGAGGGAATATATCTGAGTGAAGGCTCGAAGTTCAAGGTTCTGTTCGAGGCTCCAGAAGAATAG
- a CDS encoding sulfurtransferase TusA family protein: protein MTKVDARGYSCPEPVIMTQNAVKAGTPVEVLVDSMTPVKNISRYAANNKLSMEYSETPEGDYLITLK, encoded by the coding sequence ATGACTAAGGTAGATGCAAGAGGGTACTCGTGCCCTGAACCAGTAATTATGACTCAGAACGCTGTAAAGGCTGGAACACCTGTTGAAGTTCTCGTAGACAGCATGACACCAGTTAAGAACATATCTAGATATGCAGCGAACAACAAGCTATCTATGGAATACAGTGAAACGCCAGAAGGCGATTACCTGATTACTCTCAAGTAA
- the yedE gene encoding YedE family putative selenium transporter, whose protein sequence is MKKEKSTLMIITGLVVGAAAVLLVKYGNPANMGFCIACFLRDAAGALKLHNAPVVQYVRPEIIGLIIGAFIMSVCGKEFKVRGGSSPMTRFVLSFFVMVGALMFLGCPLRMILRIAGGDWNAIIGLIGFFCGIIGGIVFLKKGFTLKKSVPLGPTEGIAMPAITVVLFVILCAFPALLVFSKQGPGAMHAPLAISLIAGLVVGVLAQRTRLCMVGGLRDAVLFKDFYLLSGFIAIFVAALIGNIALGFFHAGFDKQPIAFNDSLWNFLGMVLVGLGSCLLGGCPLRQVVLSGAGNADSGVAVLGLIVGAAFCHNFALASTPMGPTPNGKIAVVFGIIVTLIIGLMNIRKAKEA, encoded by the coding sequence ATGAAAAAAGAAAAAAGTACCCTTATGATTATTACTGGGCTCGTGGTCGGCGCGGCAGCAGTACTTCTCGTCAAGTATGGCAACCCTGCTAACATGGGCTTTTGTATTGCATGCTTCCTGAGAGATGCTGCAGGTGCTCTTAAGCTCCACAATGCTCCAGTTGTGCAGTACGTTCGTCCTGAGATAATTGGACTTATTATTGGTGCATTTATCATGTCCGTTTGCGGAAAAGAATTCAAAGTTCGTGGCGGTTCCTCACCGATGACAAGATTCGTGCTTTCATTCTTCGTCATGGTAGGAGCTCTAATGTTCCTCGGCTGCCCACTTAGAATGATTCTCAGAATCGCTGGTGGGGACTGGAATGCAATTATCGGTCTGATTGGATTCTTCTGCGGAATTATCGGCGGAATCGTATTTCTCAAGAAGGGCTTCACGCTTAAGAAGTCAGTTCCACTAGGACCAACAGAAGGCATAGCAATGCCAGCGATAACAGTAGTACTATTCGTTATCCTATGCGCATTCCCAGCACTTCTTGTATTCAGCAAACAGGGTCCTGGAGCTATGCACGCACCACTCGCAATTTCGCTAATCGCAGGGCTTGTTGTCGGTGTTCTAGCACAGCGCACTAGACTATGCATGGTTGGTGGACTTCGCGATGCAGTGTTATTCAAAGATTTCTATCTATTATCTGGATTTATTGCAATATTTGTCGCAGCTCTCATTGGAAACATAGCACTTGGCTTCTTTCACGCAGGGTTTGACAAGCAGCCAATCGCATTTAACGACTCTCTATGGAACTTCCTAGGAATGGTCCTCGTAGGACTGGGCTCTTGTCTACTCGGTGGTTGTCCACTTCGCCAGGTTGTGCTCTCAGGTGCTGGAAATGCAGACTCGGGCGTTGCAGTTCTCGGACTAATCGTTGGAGCAGCCTTCTGTCACAACTTTGCACTAGCATCGACACCAATGGGACCAACGCCAAATGGCAAGATTGCAGTTGTGTTCGGAATTATCGTTACTTTAATTATCGGTCTGATGAATATAAGAAAAGCTAAGGAGGCATAA
- a CDS encoding GTP pyrophosphokinase, producing the protein MDQIQLAQQICQEAHYEQFDKAGQPYYLHPFAVADMCETEEEKVVAYLHDVLEDSEYDEVYLRMCGFSDKVVEAVKTLTKDLSEDYMQYIDRVSKNKLATSVKLADLSHNMDIRRIEHPGAEDYARVEKYRAAMKRLLQGSSH; encoded by the coding sequence GTGGACCAGATTCAGCTAGCACAGCAGATATGCCAGGAAGCGCACTACGAACAATTCGATAAGGCGGGACAGCCGTACTATCTGCATCCATTCGCAGTCGCAGATATGTGTGAAACGGAAGAGGAAAAGGTAGTCGCTTACCTTCATGACGTACTCGAGGATAGCGAGTATGACGAGGTGTATTTGCGCATGTGCGGATTTAGCGATAAGGTTGTTGAAGCGGTGAAGACCCTTACGAAAGACCTAAGCGAAGACTACATGCAGTACATAGATAGGGTATCGAAAAATAAGCTCGCGACTTCCGTCAAGCTTGCCGACCTAAGTCATAATATGGATATCAGACGCATAGAGCATCCTGGTGCGGAAGATTATGCGAGAGTCGAGAAGTATAGGGCGGCGATGAAGAGGCTTTTGCAGGGAAGTTCTCATTAA
- a CDS encoding MBL fold metallo-hydrolase, whose amino-acid sequence MERRSYNSILAFICSSLVLLFFLVVFYPINVNADDENPTWDAESDKVYYLSLPSTDGSHSDCTLVQSNGKFGMIDASNPSEYGPYAAQGGNGKTVAEFMRKLGVKHIDFAVATHAHSDHIGGFIDLVDEKNSDGNPFFDSDTVYIHKKYLNWAPKYEDPTWKTAEYFKEVSRKLTEAKVTMVDITSDDTSALSKLDATITRKGDYSDNISFKFGNLDIALYNLSSIVNKEGYTENDNSIITQITKGLHNAVILGDASAMIDYKYGEVIYKKSGTIDTLRTGHHGISSANGKQLLEFLEPKNFVLSSNGPLRQLSYKLYADKHNTPAYKAIENVGAIVEDFDKSSTDMQTFADESCRALVKAKTYHPIIRGWQIWGDATAPNGWTYAYIKNDGKYATGWQYIDGAWYCFDSEGYNLMLQDTVYYDKAAKKKYVLTRSGIMGTGWVKAKDKWYFADSSGALKTGWITYGKDWCFMDNDGAMQTGWVEDGGHRYFLDASGLMKTGWVQDNGKWYLLNSSGAMQKGWQYTGGAWYYLGSDGVMQIGWIQEGGNSYYLSSSGAMKTGWVQDNGKWFYLNSSGAMQKGWQYTGGAWYYLGNDGVMQTGWIQEGGNSYYLSSSGAMHKGWVKHYGVWYYLGQDGVMYTGTHVIDNTTYNFDTTGALA is encoded by the coding sequence ATGGAAAGAAGGAGCTATAACTCTATACTGGCATTTATATGTAGCAGTCTCGTGTTGCTATTTTTTTTGGTCGTATTTTACCCAATTAATGTAAATGCAGACGATGAAAACCCAACGTGGGATGCGGAGAGCGATAAAGTATACTATCTATCGCTTCCGTCAACAGATGGTTCGCATAGTGATTGCACGCTTGTTCAAAGCAACGGTAAATTTGGTATGATCGATGCATCAAACCCTAGCGAATACGGACCATATGCTGCTCAGGGTGGTAATGGCAAGACCGTAGCGGAGTTTATGAGAAAACTAGGCGTTAAGCATATTGATTTCGCTGTTGCTACGCATGCGCATTCAGATCACATAGGTGGATTTATAGATTTGGTTGACGAGAAGAATTCCGATGGAAATCCATTCTTTGACTCAGATACAGTTTATATCCATAAGAAATATTTAAATTGGGCTCCTAAGTATGAAGATCCGACATGGAAGACCGCTGAATACTTTAAGGAAGTTTCAAGAAAACTAACCGAGGCAAAGGTTACTATGGTCGATATCACTTCCGACGATACGAGTGCGCTTTCTAAGTTGGATGCAACGATTACTAGGAAGGGAGATTATAGCGACAATATTAGCTTCAAGTTTGGAAACCTAGATATCGCGCTGTATAACCTAAGCAGCATTGTCAACAAAGAAGGTTATACGGAGAACGACAACTCCATAATCACGCAGATTACAAAAGGACTACATAATGCGGTAATACTCGGAGACGCATCTGCGATGATCGATTATAAATATGGAGAGGTTATTTATAAGAAGTCTGGCACGATAGATACTCTAAGAACTGGTCATCACGGAATCTCAAGTGCAAATGGTAAGCAGTTACTTGAATTCCTAGAACCTAAGAACTTTGTACTCTCATCAAATGGACCGCTTCGTCAACTGTCATATAAGCTATATGCAGACAAGCACAATACCCCAGCTTACAAAGCGATTGAAAATGTTGGTGCTATCGTAGAGGACTTTGATAAGTCATCCACAGATATGCAGACTTTTGCAGATGAATCTTGCAGAGCTTTAGTAAAGGCAAAGACATACCATCCTATTATCAGAGGATGGCAGATCTGGGGAGATGCTACCGCACCAAACGGATGGACTTACGCTTATATTAAAAATGATGGAAAATACGCTACCGGATGGCAATATATCGATGGAGCTTGGTATTGCTTCGACTCGGAAGGCTATAATTTAATGCTGCAGGACACTGTATATTACGACAAAGCGGCAAAAAAGAAATATGTATTAACGAGATCTGGAATCATGGGCACTGGCTGGGTTAAAGCCAAGGATAAGTGGTATTTCGCAGATTCGTCGGGTGCACTCAAGACAGGTTGGATAACGTACGGAAAAGACTGGTGCTTCATGGATAATGATGGTGCTATGCAGACAGGCTGGGTAGAAGACGGTGGTCACAGATATTTCCTTGATGCGAGTGGATTGATGAAAACTGGCTGGGTACAGGACAATGGCAAGTGGTATCTTCTAAATTCCAGCGGTGCAATGCAGAAGGGATGGCAGTACACTGGCGGTGCTTGGTACTACCTAGGTAGCGACGGAGTTATGCAGATTGGCTGGATTCAGGAAGGTGGCAATAGCTATTATCTAAGCTCCAGCGGTGCGATGAAGACCGGCTGGGTACAGGATAATGGCAAGTGGTTCTATCTGAATTCAAGCGGTGCAATGCAGAAGGGATGGCAGTACACTGGCGGTGCTTGGTACTATCTAGGTAACGACGGAGTTATGCAGACTGGCTGGATTCAGGAAGGTGGCAATAGCTATTACCTAAGCTCTAGCGGCGCGATGCACAAAGGATGGGTAAAGCATTATGGCGTATGGTATTACCTAGGACAAGACGGCGTAATGTATACCGGCACACATGTGATTGATAACACAACATATAATTTCGATACAACAGGGGCACTAGCATAG
- a CDS encoding DUF898 family protein: MNHEESYFDSGLFQLIGYSLIGILITTATLGICLPWAYCMIYNWEIKHTVIEGRRLEFDGTAVQLFGNWIKWLLLTIVTLGIYGFWVNIKLRQWKTMHTHFAN; this comes from the coding sequence ATGAATCACGAAGAATCATATTTTGATAGCGGGTTATTTCAGCTTATTGGATATAGCCTTATTGGCATACTTATTACAACTGCAACCCTCGGCATTTGTCTGCCTTGGGCGTACTGCATGATTTACAACTGGGAAATAAAGCACACGGTAATAGAAGGTAGGCGCCTAGAATTTGATGGCACCGCTGTGCAGCTATTCGGGAATTGGATAAAGTGGCTTCTGCTTACGATTGTAACGTTGGGAATCTATGGGTTCTGGGTGAATATCAAGCTTAGACAGTGGAAGACGATGCATACACATTTTGCGAATTAG